From Clostridia bacterium, the proteins below share one genomic window:
- a CDS encoding RidA family protein, with amino-acid sequence MREVIATADAPKAIGPYSQAIKANGFIFVSGQTPLDPSTQQMVEGGVAEQTEQVMKNIAGILRQAGSSMEKVVRCGVFLKDMNDFTAMNEVYARFFTSNPPARSTVQAARLPKDCMVEIDAIAIE; translated from the coding sequence ATGCGTGAAGTGATAGCAACAGCCGACGCGCCGAAGGCGATCGGCCCGTACTCGCAAGCCATCAAGGCAAACGGATTTATTTTTGTATCGGGTCAGACACCACTGGACCCTTCGACGCAGCAGATGGTGGAAGGTGGCGTCGCCGAGCAGACCGAGCAAGTGATGAAGAATATTGCCGGCATTCTGAGGCAGGCTGGGTCGAGCATGGAGAAAGTCGTACGCTGCGGCGTGTTTCTGAAGGATATGAACGACTTTACGGCGATGAACGAAGTGTACGCACGCTTCTTCACTTCGAATCCGCCCGCCCGTTCGACCGTGCAGGCCGCACGCTTGCCGAAGGATTGCATGGTAGAAATCGACGCAATCGCGATTGAGTAG